Proteins encoded within one genomic window of Siniperca chuatsi isolate FFG_IHB_CAS linkage group LG4, ASM2008510v1, whole genome shotgun sequence:
- the fam169b gene encoding protein FAM169B isoform X1, with translation MYPVDLPAVDDTDLTSASEQYLSSLESKPPNNEWFQSSQTSKVAITANNVRRLQLFEDDQPDCILLALHPPDDPTQVVALYLHEKWWCVDDVLRTSSKSRNGLMLVQSIMERVIVFLLSQVVERSSQEEVLFSLHPRTESCKLLWRDSQAVGFYTIKHKGSLCDSWSTRCYQLPVLDTVLVRRSWRRRGFGLQMLKDLCSSFSTEGFLGVSSPLSPSMVAVCRRFLQQQEEHRERLYEVEAPGGWPQRRNIWLNIQLGRYSLSINEESSPTSGEIQWNKGDDSSQKMQTYNCRLDLTPLSTCNVNIPLVIGSSEQQIKPCDPSQGGSSPSSKISGTGCRLAAHTDDLDSGSPTRPPQSVNTKRALKSKPSAEPRREKPEAEETQSAK, from the exons ATGTACCCTGTAGACCTTCCTGCTGTGGATGACACTGACCTGACATCAGCATCTGAACAGTACCTCTCTTCTTTGGAGTCAAAACCTCCTAATAATGAGTGGTTTCAATCATCACAGACGTCAAAG GTAGCGATAACAGCAAACAATGTAAGGCGGTTGCAGCTGTTTGAAGATGACCAACCTGACTGTATATTGCTGGCGCTTCACCCTCCTGATGATCCAACACAAG TGGTGGCTTTATACCTGCATGAGAAGTGGTGGTGTGTGGATGACGTCTTAAGAACATCCAGCAAATCCAGAAATGGCTTGATGTTg GTGCAGTCGATTATGGAGAGGGTGATTGTGTTCCTGCTCAGTCAGGTAGTGGAGAGGTCCTCACAGGAGGAGGTGTTGTTCTCCCTGCACCCCCGCACAGAGAGCTGCAAACTGCTGTGGAGAGACAGCCAGGCGGTCGGCTTCTACACCATCAAACACAAAG GCAGCCTGTGTGACAGCTGGAGCACTCGCTGCTACCAGTTGCCTGTTCTGGACACAGTGCTGgtgaggaggagctggaggaggagaggcttTGGCCTTCAGATGCTGAAGGATTTGTGCTCCTCGTTCTCCACAGAGGGGTTTCTAGGAGTCAGCTCTCCACTATCACCCAGCATGGTGGCAG tgtgcaGGAGGTTCCTGCAGCAGCAAGAGGAACATCGGGAGCGTCTGTATGAGGTGGAGGCTCCAGGGGGCTGGCCTCAACGACGAAACATCTGGCTCAACATCCAGCTAGGCCGCTACTCCCTCA GTATTAATGAGGAGAGTAGTCCAACATCAGGAGAAATACAGTGGAATAAAGGAGATGACTCCTCTCAGAAG aTGCAGACATACAATTGTAGACTGGACCTGACCCCACTGAGCACCTGTAATGTGAACATTCCACTAGTAATAGGCTCTTCTGAACAACAAATTAAACCTTGTGATCCAAGCCAAGGAGGAAGCTCCCCAAGCAGCAAAATCTCTGGAACAGGATGTAGACTTGCAGCGCACACCGATGATCTGGACTCTGGATCTCCCACCAGACCACCACAGTCCGTAAACACAAAACGAGCTCTGAAATCCAAGCCCTCTGCAGAGCCCCGCAGAGAGAAGCCAGAGGCAGAGGAAACACAAAGTGCCAAATGA
- the fam169b gene encoding protein FAM169B isoform X2 → MHEVVFLSGQVAITANNVRRLQLFEDDQPDCILLALHPPDDPTQVVALYLHEKWWCVDDVLRTSSKSRNGLMLVQSIMERVIVFLLSQVVERSSQEEVLFSLHPRTESCKLLWRDSQAVGFYTIKHKGSLCDSWSTRCYQLPVLDTVLVRRSWRRRGFGLQMLKDLCSSFSTEGFLGVSSPLSPSMVAVCRRFLQQQEEHRERLYEVEAPGGWPQRRNIWLNIQLGRYSLSINEESSPTSGEIQWNKGDDSSQKMQTYNCRLDLTPLSTCNVNIPLVIGSSEQQIKPCDPSQGGSSPSSKISGTGCRLAAHTDDLDSGSPTRPPQSVNTKRALKSKPSAEPRREKPEAEETQSAK, encoded by the exons ATGCATGAAGTCGTCTTCCTGTCTGGTCAGGTAGCGATAACAGCAAACAATGTAAGGCGGTTGCAGCTGTTTGAAGATGACCAACCTGACTGTATATTGCTGGCGCTTCACCCTCCTGATGATCCAACACAAG TGGTGGCTTTATACCTGCATGAGAAGTGGTGGTGTGTGGATGACGTCTTAAGAACATCCAGCAAATCCAGAAATGGCTTGATGTTg GTGCAGTCGATTATGGAGAGGGTGATTGTGTTCCTGCTCAGTCAGGTAGTGGAGAGGTCCTCACAGGAGGAGGTGTTGTTCTCCCTGCACCCCCGCACAGAGAGCTGCAAACTGCTGTGGAGAGACAGCCAGGCGGTCGGCTTCTACACCATCAAACACAAAG GCAGCCTGTGTGACAGCTGGAGCACTCGCTGCTACCAGTTGCCTGTTCTGGACACAGTGCTGgtgaggaggagctggaggaggagaggcttTGGCCTTCAGATGCTGAAGGATTTGTGCTCCTCGTTCTCCACAGAGGGGTTTCTAGGAGTCAGCTCTCCACTATCACCCAGCATGGTGGCAG tgtgcaGGAGGTTCCTGCAGCAGCAAGAGGAACATCGGGAGCGTCTGTATGAGGTGGAGGCTCCAGGGGGCTGGCCTCAACGACGAAACATCTGGCTCAACATCCAGCTAGGCCGCTACTCCCTCA GTATTAATGAGGAGAGTAGTCCAACATCAGGAGAAATACAGTGGAATAAAGGAGATGACTCCTCTCAGAAG aTGCAGACATACAATTGTAGACTGGACCTGACCCCACTGAGCACCTGTAATGTGAACATTCCACTAGTAATAGGCTCTTCTGAACAACAAATTAAACCTTGTGATCCAAGCCAAGGAGGAAGCTCCCCAAGCAGCAAAATCTCTGGAACAGGATGTAGACTTGCAGCGCACACCGATGATCTGGACTCTGGATCTCCCACCAGACCACCACAGTCCGTAAACACAAAACGAGCTCTGAAATCCAAGCCCTCTGCAGAGCCCCGCAGAGAGAAGCCAGAGGCAGAGGAAACACAAAGTGCCAAATGA